In a single window of the Niabella ginsenosidivorans genome:
- a CDS encoding endonuclease/exonuclease/phosphatase family protein, with the protein MKKIEKLAGFGYFLLAMLLPAAALAQSAKEMRVMTYNIRYKNTIDSINNWDNRKANVAALIKYHQAGIIGMQEAFLSQIADLEKDLPGYKWYGVPRVTGSNGECNPVFYREDLYTLLDKGTFWYSETPYIKESKSWDAYYPRIASWCKFRDKRSGREFFFFNTHFDHRGAIARTKSAEVLRYQIDSIAKNTPVIVTGDFNSMPSSTAYETMTKDGALRDALLITETPHYGPVNSAGGFFVSTQPIRARIDYIFVSKNVKVLQHATLSDQQEGRYYSDHLPVLSVVELVR; encoded by the coding sequence ATGAAAAAAATAGAAAAGCTTGCAGGATTTGGATATTTTTTATTGGCTATGTTATTGCCGGCTGCAGCGTTGGCGCAGTCTGCAAAAGAAATGCGCGTAATGACCTACAATATCCGGTATAAGAACACGATTGACAGCATCAATAACTGGGACAACCGGAAGGCGAATGTTGCTGCGTTAATAAAGTATCACCAGGCGGGCATTATTGGCATGCAGGAAGCGTTTCTCTCACAGATTGCTGATCTGGAAAAAGACCTGCCCGGTTATAAATGGTATGGTGTTCCACGGGTAACGGGCAGTAATGGTGAGTGTAACCCTGTTTTCTACCGGGAGGATCTTTATACGCTTTTGGATAAAGGCACTTTCTGGTATTCGGAAACCCCCTATATAAAAGAAAGCAAAAGCTGGGATGCTTACTATCCCCGGATTGCATCCTGGTGCAAATTCCGGGATAAAAGATCTGGCAGGGAGTTCTTCTTTTTTAATACCCATTTTGATCATAGGGGAGCAATAGCCCGGACGAAAAGTGCCGAAGTATTGCGGTATCAGATTGACTCTATTGCCAAAAATACGCCCGTAATTGTGACCGGCGATTTTAATTCCATGCCTTCCTCAACGGCTTATGAAACCATGACCAAAGACGGCGCTTTACGGGATGCTTTATTAATTACCGAAACGCCGCACTACGGACCGGTGAATTCGGCCGGCGGGTTTTTTGTAAGCACCCAGCCCATTCGTGCAAGGATTGATTATATTTTCGTCAGCAAAAATGTAAAAGTGCTGCAGCATGCAACCCTGAGCGATCAGCAGGAAGGCAGGTACTATTCAGATCATTTGCCGGTGCTCTCCGTTGTAGAATTGGTACGGTAG
- a CDS encoding MFS transporter, with product MKKIKLKWIVAGLLFIATGLSFLDRQVLSVAIIQIQKELHITDVQYGWINTSFLVGYAFMFTAGGWLIDRYGSRRGMACSVGVWSVANLLHGMVTGFGQLVSFRFLLGLGEGGCFPGAARAVSEWFDKKERALANGIAIGGSAVGAVIAPPLTIWIAGSHGWRWSFVLPGIVGILWTIGWLCIRSKKPAAGGDFFILFPTRIPFSAVLQQKQVWVFVVIRFLLDPVLYFFMFWIPKYLSAERHVSFDRIGNLFWIPFLALGVSNIIGGWLSDRLMSRLGFSLNRSRKTVMGIAAFLTMTAPFIAVVASVEGAITLMAVILFAHGFWITNYITSISDVFGTAATSTVVGISGTAGALSALLVNPLIGKVVSAAGYTPLWFLSGLMYPLGFVLLVVLIPKLSPVTFKCLYQKSL from the coding sequence ATGAAAAAAATTAAACTTAAATGGATTGTTGCTGGGCTTTTGTTTATTGCTACAGGGTTGAGTTTCCTTGACAGGCAGGTGCTTTCTGTTGCCATCATCCAGATACAAAAAGAGCTTCATATCACCGATGTTCAATATGGATGGATCAACACTTCCTTCCTGGTGGGGTATGCATTTATGTTTACAGCAGGAGGCTGGCTCATTGACCGTTACGGAAGCCGGAGGGGAATGGCCTGCTCAGTGGGCGTATGGTCCGTTGCAAACCTGTTACATGGAATGGTAACAGGGTTTGGCCAGCTTGTTTCCTTCCGTTTCCTGCTGGGCCTTGGTGAAGGGGGCTGTTTTCCCGGTGCTGCCAGGGCTGTATCTGAATGGTTTGACAAAAAAGAACGGGCCCTGGCCAATGGTATCGCCATCGGGGGATCTGCGGTGGGAGCAGTGATAGCGCCCCCGCTTACGATATGGATCGCCGGCAGCCACGGATGGCGCTGGAGCTTTGTATTGCCGGGGATTGTTGGAATATTATGGACGATCGGCTGGTTATGTATACGCTCCAAAAAACCGGCAGCCGGAGGAGATTTCTTTATACTATTCCCGACAAGAATTCCCTTTTCAGCCGTATTACAGCAGAAACAGGTATGGGTATTTGTTGTGATCCGCTTTTTACTGGATCCCGTATTGTATTTTTTTATGTTCTGGATCCCAAAATATCTTAGTGCAGAAAGACATGTTTCCTTTGACCGGATCGGAAACCTGTTCTGGATCCCTTTTCTTGCATTGGGCGTATCCAATATAATCGGGGGCTGGCTTTCAGACCGGCTGATGAGCCGGTTGGGTTTTTCATTAAACAGATCCCGTAAAACCGTGATGGGGATAGCCGCATTCCTGACAATGACGGCGCCTTTTATTGCGGTTGTTGCTTCTGTAGAGGGGGCCATAACGCTGATGGCCGTCATCCTGTTTGCACACGGTTTCTGGATTACCAATTATATAACGTCTATATCCGATGTATTTGGAACTGCAGCCACATCAACCGTTGTAGGTATTTCCGGAACCGCGGGTGCCCTTTCAGCCCTGCTGGTGAACCCGCTTATTGGCAAAGTGGTATCCGCCGCAGGTTACACGCCATTATGGTTTTTATCCGGGCTAATGTACCCGCTGGGGTTCGTGCTTCTTGTTGTATTGATTCCTAAACTATCACCGGTAACATTCAAATGCTTGTATCAAAAGTCATTATAG
- a CDS encoding PIG-L deacetylase family protein, whose amino-acid sequence MKPLQNNRRRFIKHTVASVGLLSLPALLQAQPGRKAVAKKVVCVGAHPDDPETGCGGTLARLARAGHRVTIIYLTAGEAGITGASHTEAARIRTQEGINACKILEAKPVFAGQTDGATEVNNEWLKKMRELIVFESPDIIFTHWPVDYHPDHQVAGLLTIQAWMKEERKFGLYFYEVQTGLQTALFHPTDYVDITGTVEQKWKAVYCHKSQDPSGIEASGHRTMENFRGLELGVKAAEAFVRMTGRLQGEINI is encoded by the coding sequence ATGAAGCCGCTGCAAAATAACCGCCGCAGGTTTATTAAGCACACAGTTGCCAGTGTAGGGCTTTTATCGCTGCCGGCTTTATTACAGGCACAGCCAGGCAGGAAGGCCGTTGCTAAAAAGGTTGTTTGTGTCGGCGCCCACCCGGACGATCCTGAAACGGGTTGCGGAGGTACATTGGCCCGCCTGGCACGTGCGGGTCATAGGGTGACCATCATTTATTTAACAGCAGGTGAGGCGGGTATTACAGGCGCTTCACATACGGAAGCCGCCCGGATAAGAACACAGGAAGGAATAAATGCCTGCAAGATACTGGAAGCGAAACCTGTATTTGCCGGTCAGACGGATGGCGCTACGGAAGTGAATAATGAGTGGCTGAAAAAGATGCGGGAACTGATCGTTTTCGAAAGCCCCGATATTATATTCACCCACTGGCCGGTCGATTACCACCCGGACCACCAGGTGGCCGGTTTATTGACCATCCAGGCCTGGATGAAAGAGGAACGGAAATTTGGGCTTTATTTTTATGAGGTTCAAACAGGGTTGCAAACGGCTCTTTTTCATCCTACGGATTATGTGGATATTACCGGAACAGTTGAACAGAAGTGGAAAGCGGTTTATTGCCACAAGAGCCAGGACCCTTCGGGAATTGAGGCCAGCGGTCACCGGACTATGGAAAATTTCAGGGGATTGGAATTAGGCGTGAAGGCCGCTGAAGCTTTTGTGCGGATGACTGGCCGGCTGCAAGGGGAGATCAATATCTGA
- a CDS encoding GntR family transcriptional regulator, whose protein sequence is MKAEDKHKFLKISQDIIQKIEAGDYLPGDKIPSENEIISNYRVSNTTARKALLEIETKGWARRIKGKGTFVLNRTQDRHLLRTLGSIGDTRIGFHEKLKAEGFEPRNIILEKTILNEGVSSEINGKHYIIEGPALLVRQLRCANDIVMKDETKYISLTLCPKINILPTDISYYKIYEQRYQLGQLHITQTLGTDIFKPDDPENNFESDVLIPVFILDSAVLTSNDKVVELERSYYRGDKYRFAIIAGNEL, encoded by the coding sequence ATGAAAGCAGAAGACAAACACAAATTCTTAAAAATAAGCCAGGACATTATCCAAAAAATTGAAGCGGGTGACTATTTGCCCGGAGATAAAATTCCTTCTGAAAATGAAATTATCAGTAACTACCGGGTAAGTAACACAACCGCCCGGAAGGCATTGCTCGAAATTGAAACAAAAGGCTGGGCCCGGCGGATAAAAGGGAAAGGTACTTTTGTTCTAAACCGCACACAGGACCGGCATTTATTGCGGACACTTGGTTCCATCGGCGATACGCGTATCGGCTTTCACGAGAAATTAAAAGCGGAAGGATTTGAACCCAGGAATATCATCCTTGAGAAAACAATATTAAACGAAGGCGTATCTTCTGAAATAAATGGGAAACATTATATCATAGAAGGGCCGGCTTTACTGGTACGCCAGCTGCGGTGTGCCAATGATATTGTTATGAAAGACGAAACAAAATATATATCGCTGACGCTTTGCCCCAAAATAAATATATTGCCTACAGATATCTCTTACTATAAAATTTACGAACAAAGATACCAACTGGGCCAACTGCATATTACACAGACCTTAGGAACGGACATCTTTAAACCAGACGACCCCGAAAACAATTTTGAGTCCGATGTGCTGATCCCCGTATTCATTTTAGACAGTGCGGTGCTCACATCTAACGATAAAGTGGTTGAACTGGAACGTTCTTATTACCGCGGGGACAAATACAGGTTTGCAATAATAGCAGGCAATGAATTGTAA
- a CDS encoding glycoside hydrolase family 99-like domain-containing protein, with protein sequence MTVNIFHAAVLMIFCMLTGCSTGRHQPAALSENKSNVQIGAYYFDGWTGKTKHIRETFNDFPERKPIWGSFVTSTPELVKKQIDLAADAGLDFFSFCWYFDHKNNSDDPPMNNALKLYLRSPNRSRLKFYLMVANHQGYYIDPQNWDRIKKYWIQAIKEPGYLTVNGKPLLVFFEYRKMLENFGSKHALRQALLSLKSEAKGLTIGVCVWPGFNDVQEAVDCGFDLITGYNYHGSGLTGLLTPVRQMADAEYKIWEGLKNTRLPYIPVSTLNWDLRPWSDSADREKRLVGYGEQSVMHSVGSLKKWLLQNAGFATKEKIGILYAWNEYGEGGWLTPSLPMKDSLLNGVRRVLK encoded by the coding sequence ATGACTGTAAATATTTTTCATGCTGCCGTATTAATGATCTTCTGCATGCTCACAGGTTGCTCCACGGGCAGGCACCAACCTGCTGCGCTTTCAGAAAATAAAAGCAATGTTCAGATCGGCGCTTATTATTTTGATGGATGGACAGGGAAGACAAAGCATATCAGGGAAACCTTTAATGACTTTCCTGAACGGAAGCCCATATGGGGAAGCTTTGTTACCAGTACGCCGGAGCTGGTAAAAAAGCAAATTGACCTGGCCGCAGACGCAGGGCTTGATTTTTTCAGCTTTTGCTGGTATTTTGATCATAAGAACAATTCTGATGATCCCCCTATGAACAATGCACTCAAACTTTATTTGCGCTCTCCCAACCGTTCCCGGTTAAAATTTTATTTAATGGTTGCCAATCATCAAGGCTATTATATTGACCCCCAGAACTGGGACCGGATTAAAAAATACTGGATACAGGCCATAAAAGAACCGGGGTATTTAACCGTGAACGGAAAGCCGCTGCTGGTTTTTTTTGAGTACAGGAAAATGCTTGAAAATTTCGGATCGAAGCATGCCTTACGGCAGGCGCTCCTTTCCTTAAAAAGTGAAGCAAAAGGTCTTACGATCGGCGTTTGCGTGTGGCCCGGCTTCAATGATGTGCAGGAAGCGGTGGATTGCGGTTTTGACCTGATTACGGGTTATAATTACCATGGGTCCGGTTTAACCGGGCTTTTGACACCGGTACGGCAGATGGCAGATGCAGAGTATAAAATATGGGAAGGATTAAAGAACACCCGGTTGCCCTATATTCCCGTGTCTACCCTCAACTGGGATCTTCGTCCGTGGAGCGATAGTGCAGACCGGGAAAAACGGCTTGTAGGGTATGGTGAGCAATCAGTAATGCACTCCGTGGGGTCCCTGAAAAAATGGTTGCTGCAAAATGCCGGCTTTGCAACAAAGGAAAAGATCGGTATCTTATATGCCTGGAATGAATATGGCGAGGGTGGCTGGCTAACGCCTTCATTGCCTATGAAAGACAGCCTGCTGAATGGTGTCAGGCGTGTGCTGAAATAA
- a CDS encoding glycosyltransferase WbsX family protein produces the protein MKTIRIFLPPSFFVFIYLNIALALLGLSACVSQTHKEQVVEKKSNYYVAAYVWPSCHNDTMAQRLLWPEGIGEWEVIKKGNPRFEGHYQPKQPLWGYEMDNDPKVVEKWIDAATSHGVNIFIYDWYWYDKSPYLESALNDGFLGAKNNEKMQFYIMWANHDVKKNYWNYHKYGKDTSLLWNAAVDWENFKIIVHRVINQYFRKPNYFKINGEPVFAIFSQEKLMQSFNNSVEETRKALDYFRTEVKKAGFPGLHLQQIYGGGGYLSEESGRQAADRIDKLGFNSVTFYNMGGRVEDYITYGTNSIKIREQWDKAMKVPFFPCVSVGWDDTPRFPAYGMKDVVHYHNTPESFAALLSKAKSYADSRPDQPRLITINAWNEWVEGSYLLPDMQYGYDYLDAVKEVFLEGKYDR, from the coding sequence ATGAAAACAATACGTATATTCCTTCCCCCCTCATTCTTCGTCTTTATTTATCTGAATATAGCTCTGGCGCTGTTAGGGCTTTCGGCATGTGTTTCGCAAACACATAAGGAGCAGGTTGTAGAGAAAAAGAGCAACTATTACGTAGCCGCGTATGTATGGCCCTCCTGCCACAACGATACGATGGCGCAAAGATTATTATGGCCCGAAGGTATCGGAGAATGGGAAGTGATTAAAAAAGGAAATCCCCGTTTCGAAGGCCATTATCAACCCAAACAGCCCTTGTGGGGCTACGAAATGGATAATGATCCCAAAGTAGTGGAAAAATGGATCGATGCAGCTACCAGTCACGGGGTGAATATATTCATCTACGATTGGTATTGGTATGACAAAAGTCCGTACCTGGAAAGCGCCCTTAATGACGGGTTCCTTGGAGCCAAAAATAATGAGAAGATGCAATTTTACATAATGTGGGCTAACCACGATGTGAAAAAGAACTATTGGAATTACCATAAATACGGTAAAGACACCTCCCTGTTGTGGAATGCTGCTGTTGATTGGGAAAACTTCAAAATTATCGTACACAGGGTCATCAATCAATACTTCCGCAAGCCCAATTATTTCAAGATCAATGGCGAACCGGTGTTTGCTATTTTCAGCCAGGAAAAACTGATGCAAAGCTTTAATAACAGCGTGGAGGAAACCCGTAAAGCATTGGACTATTTCAGGACTGAAGTAAAGAAAGCCGGTTTCCCGGGATTACACCTGCAGCAGATCTACGGTGGCGGTGGCTACCTGTCTGAAGAATCAGGCAGGCAGGCGGCTGACCGTATTGACAAATTAGGATTCAACAGCGTAACCTTTTATAACATGGGTGGCCGCGTGGAAGATTATATAACATACGGTACCAATTCCATTAAAATCAGGGAGCAGTGGGATAAGGCAATGAAGGTTCCGTTCTTCCCCTGCGTATCTGTTGGTTGGGATGATACCCCGCGTTTCCCCGCCTATGGAATGAAGGATGTGGTACATTACCATAATACACCTGAAAGTTTTGCCGCCCTCCTGTCAAAAGCCAAAAGTTACGCGGACAGCCGCCCGGACCAGCCCAGGCTGATCACGATCAATGCCTGGAACGAATGGGTGGAAGGCAGCTATCTCTTGCCTGACATGCAATATGGATATGATTACCTTGATGCGGTAAAAGAGGTGTTTTTAGAAGGGAAATATGACAGGTAG
- a CDS encoding SGNH/GDSL hydrolase family protein gives MRFLFFSICFLVVFPACNTSKKSRQSGLVKKHIKVLILGNSILQHAPAPALGWQHNWGMAASAADSDFLHRLQVKILKKQPEAVIEHRNIADFERDYRNYDPEQLAVFKNADIIIMKIGENVKDAAAADSNFIKYYDGLLNFLDERKKAKRVLVDGFWKNRNVNRLIRNYAQENHLPLVSITALSADPGNEATGMYENRGVAAHPSDKGMQLIAEKIWEAIKGYF, from the coding sequence ATGCGCTTTTTATTTTTTAGTATCTGCTTTCTTGTTGTATTTCCCGCCTGTAACACATCCAAAAAGAGCCGGCAAAGCGGCCTGGTAAAAAAACACATTAAAGTGCTGATATTAGGAAACAGTATTTTGCAACATGCACCTGCTCCTGCGTTAGGATGGCAGCATAACTGGGGTATGGCCGCATCGGCGGCGGATAGTGATTTTTTGCACCGTCTTCAGGTAAAGATCCTTAAAAAACAGCCGGAAGCAGTAATTGAGCACAGGAATATCGCTGATTTTGAAAGAGACTATAGGAACTATGATCCGGAGCAGCTTGCAGTATTTAAGAATGCGGATATCATTATCATGAAGATTGGTGAAAACGTTAAGGATGCAGCCGCTGCAGATAGCAATTTTATAAAATATTATGATGGGTTACTGAATTTCCTGGATGAGAGAAAAAAGGCCAAAAGAGTGCTGGTGGACGGATTTTGGAAAAACCGGAATGTAAACAGGCTGATCCGGAACTATGCGCAGGAAAACCACCTTCCGCTTGTAAGTATAACAGCCTTATCCGCTGATCCGGGCAATGAGGCTACCGGGATGTATGAAAACCGGGGCGTGGCGGCACATCCTTCAGATAAAGGAATGCAACTGATCGCAGAAAAAATATGGGAAGCCATTAAAGGCTATTTTTAA
- a CDS encoding metallophosphoesterase, translated as MRILNIILTVFVLQSCASSKFTIPVLPDTQEAVTRRHDMFNAQLNWIAKAKDSLHIPIVLHVGDLVNFDTIPQYQRAAKAFEVLDQAKIPYAITLGNHDGQAVQHNSGSAAPGNVNANLRKTQKFNEYFPVSRFALQKGRYEEGKSDNSYQVFKAGKKKFLVITLEFCAREGAAQWMDQVIKEHPKYNVIVLTHYHLTPKGEIARTNAGYGDMKVVDIFDKYIKPHKNVFMVLSGHVCFSSHREDKGTGGNRIYQILSDYQCKDDGGGYIRLLDFDLKKKIITAKMYSPFYNKTLDDDSRFVLTDVRLVK; from the coding sequence ATGCGAATTCTGAATATTATTTTAACAGTTTTTGTTTTACAAAGTTGCGCTTCTTCAAAATTTACCATCCCGGTACTTCCGGATACACAGGAAGCGGTTACCCGCCGCCATGACATGTTTAATGCACAACTGAATTGGATCGCTAAGGCAAAAGATTCATTGCACATACCTATTGTGCTGCATGTGGGCGACCTGGTGAATTTTGATACCATTCCCCAATACCAGCGGGCGGCAAAAGCGTTTGAAGTGCTGGATCAGGCAAAGATCCCTTATGCCATTACGCTCGGAAATCATGATGGGCAGGCGGTTCAGCACAATAGCGGTAGCGCGGCACCGGGCAATGTAAATGCCAATTTAAGAAAAACACAAAAATTCAATGAGTACTTCCCCGTGTCCAGGTTTGCATTGCAAAAAGGAAGATATGAAGAAGGAAAAAGCGACAACTCTTACCAGGTTTTTAAGGCAGGCAAAAAGAAATTCCTGGTAATAACCCTGGAATTTTGCGCCCGCGAGGGGGCAGCACAATGGATGGACCAGGTAATAAAAGAACACCCGAAATATAATGTGATCGTATTGACGCATTATCATCTCACACCCAAAGGCGAGATTGCCAGAACCAACGCCGGTTATGGCGACATGAAAGTGGTTGATATTTTTGATAAATATATAAAGCCCCATAAGAATGTCTTTATGGTGCTGAGTGGGCATGTATGCTTCTCAAGCCACAGGGAAGATAAGGGTACCGGTGGTAACAGGATCTACCAGATCTTATCGGACTACCAGTGTAAAGATGATGGTGGTGGCTATATACGGCTGTTAGATTTTGATTTGAAAAAGAAAATCATAACGGCAAAAATGTACAGCCCTTTCTATAATAAAACGCTTGATGACGATAGCCGGTTTGTACTTACTGATGTCCGGCTGGTAAAATAA